The Vicinamibacteria bacterium genome includes a window with the following:
- a CDS encoding helix-turn-helix transcriptional regulator, whose amino-acid sequence MIDREFRPNALLAPYVKLIWVLETGDPGFFGDGHRILPDGIVEVVFHYGDPFVTRFADGREQAQPRSFAISQASRFIDIRATGSCGLISVRFFPWGAYQFFPVPVSEFADCQVPAEALWGKRCRELEDAVANATTTEERVERVERFLLEQLALHQKEDLAPAVRYLWQRRGQVRMSEMTRELGIGERQLQRRFLQNIGATPKQTARLVRFIRAYRKLCQPFESLTWAAHLSGYYDQAHFIREFKEFSGLTPRQLLSRSRVSSFEL is encoded by the coding sequence TTGATCGATCGAGAATTTCGACCCAACGCGCTGCTGGCGCCCTATGTGAAACTGATATGGGTGCTGGAGACGGGCGATCCTGGATTTTTCGGCGACGGCCATCGGATTCTTCCCGATGGGATCGTCGAGGTCGTCTTTCACTACGGCGATCCGTTCGTCACCCGCTTTGCCGACGGTCGCGAACAGGCGCAGCCGCGGAGCTTCGCGATCTCCCAGGCGTCCCGGTTCATCGACATCCGCGCAACGGGAAGCTGCGGCCTCATATCGGTCCGGTTCTTTCCTTGGGGTGCCTATCAGTTCTTTCCCGTTCCGGTCTCTGAGTTTGCCGATTGCCAGGTGCCGGCCGAGGCGCTCTGGGGAAAGCGGTGCCGGGAGCTGGAAGACGCGGTGGCAAATGCCACGACGACTGAAGAGCGAGTCGAGCGCGTCGAGCGCTTTCTCCTCGAGCAGCTCGCGCTTCACCAGAAGGAGGACCTCGCTCCCGCCGTCCGCTATCTCTGGCAACGGCGCGGCCAGGTCCGCATGAGCGAAATGACCCGCGAGCTCGGCATCGGTGAACGCCAGCTCCAGCGGAGATTCCTCCAGAACATCGGTGCGACGCCGAAGCAGACGGCCCGCCTGGTGAGGTTCATTCGAGCCTATCGTAAGCTGTGCCAGCCTTTTGAGAGCCTGACCTGGGCCGCCCACCTGAGCGGCTACTACGATCAGGCGCATTTCATTCGTGAATTCAAGGAATTCTCCGGCTTGACCCCGCGCCAGCTGCTCTCACGTTCCCGGGTTTCTTCTTTCGAGCTTTGA